In Xenopus laevis strain J_2021 chromosome 2S, Xenopus_laevis_v10.1, whole genome shotgun sequence, a genomic segment contains:
- the MGC80765 gene encoding MGC80765 protein isoform X1 → MIQTVPDPSAHIKEALSVVSEDQSLFECTYGTPHLTKTEMTASSSSDYGQTSKMSPRVPQQDWLSQPPSRVTIKMECNPSQINGSRSSPDDCSIGKGSKMGGGPDNVGMNYGSYIEEKHIPPPNMTTNERRVIVPADPTLWSTDHVRQWLEWAIKEYGLPDVDVLLFQNIDGKELCKMTKEDFHRLTPSYNADILLSHLHYLRETPLPHLTSDDVDKALQNSPRLMHARNTGGASFIFPNTSAYQDASQRISSRQDLSYEPSRRSAWANHPAPPSKALQPSTTVPKTEDPRPQLDPYQILGPTSSRLANPGSGQIQLWQFLLELLSDSSNSNCITWEGTNGEFKMTDPDEVARRWGERKSKPNMNYDKLSRALRYYYDKNIMTKVHGKRYAYKFDFHGIAQALQPHPPESTMYKYPSELPYMSSYHAHPQKMNFVAPHPPTLPVTSSSFFAAPNAYWNSPTGSIYPNTRLPASHMSSHLGTYY, encoded by the exons GAAGCGCTTTCAGTGGTGAGTGAAGATCAGTCATTGTTTGAGTGCACCTACGGAACGCCACATCTTACTAAAACGGAGATGACCGCATCTTCCTCTAGTGACTATGGGCAAACCTCGAAAATGAGTCCACGTGTGCCTCAACAAGACTGGCTCTCACAGCCTCCATCTAGGGTCACCATCAAGATGGAATGTAACCCTAGTCAAATCAATGGATCAAG GAGCTCCCCAGATGACTGCAGTATAGGAAAAGGAAGCAAAATGGGCGGAGGGCCAGATAATGTTGGAATGAATTATGGCAGCTACATAGAAGAAAAACACATTCCTCCCCCAAATATGACAACCAATGAGAGGAGAGTGATTGTCCCTGCTG aCCCTACTTTGTGGAGCACAGATCATGTAAGGCAGTGGCTGGAATGGGCAATAAAAGAATACGGCCTTCCAGATGTCGATGTGCTTCTATTTCAAAATATCGACGGGAAGGAATTATGCAAGATGACCAAAGAAGATTTCCATCGACTAACTCCAAGTTACAACGCTGATATCCTCCTCTCACATCTTCACTACCTCAGAGAAA ctCCTCTTCCACATTTGACTTCAGATGATGTTGATAAGGCCTTACAAAACTCGCCACGGTTAATGCATGCTAGAAATACAG GAGGGGCATCTTTTATTTTCCCAAACACATCCGCTTATCAAGACGCAAGCCAAAGAATCTCCAGCAGGCAAG ATTTATCATATGAGCCCTCAAGGAGATCTGCTTGGGCAAATCATCCTGCACCACCATCAAAAG CATTGCAACCATCTACCACAGTTCCCAAAACAGAAGACCCCAGACCACAGCTAG ATCCTTATCAGATTCTTGGGCCAACAAGCAGCCGACTTGCAAATCCAG GAAGTGGACAAATTCAGCTCTGGCAATTCTTACTGGAACTTCTTTCGGATAGTTCCAACTCCAACTGCATTACTTGGGAAGGAACCAATGGAGAATTTAAGATGACCGATCCTGATGAAGTGGCAAGACGTTGGGGGGAGAGGAAAAGCAAACCCAACATGAACTATGACAAGCTCAGCCGTGCACTCCGTTACTACTACGATAAAAATATTATGACTAAAGTTCATGGCAAGCGCTATGCTTACAAATTTGATTTTCATGGGATCGCTCAAGCTCTTCAACCTCATCCTCCAGAATCAACTATGTACAAGTATCCCTCAGAACTTCCGTATATGAGCTCATACCATGCACATCCACAGAAGATGAACTTTGTTGCCCCCCATCCACCAACTTTACCTGTGACATCATCAAGTTTCTTTGCAGCCCCTAATGCATACTGGAATTCACCAACTGGAAGTATTTATCCAAATACTCGGCTGCCAGCTAGCCATATGTCTTCTCATCTTGGAACCTACTATTAA
- the MGC80765 gene encoding MGC80765 protein isoform X2: protein MASTIKEALSVVSEDQSLFECTYGTPHLTKTEMTASSSSDYGQTSKMSPRVPQQDWLSQPPSRVTIKMECNPSQINGSRSSPDDCSIGKGSKMGGGPDNVGMNYGSYIEEKHIPPPNMTTNERRVIVPADPTLWSTDHVRQWLEWAIKEYGLPDVDVLLFQNIDGKELCKMTKEDFHRLTPSYNADILLSHLHYLRETPLPHLTSDDVDKALQNSPRLMHARNTGGASFIFPNTSAYQDASQRISSRQDLSYEPSRRSAWANHPAPPSKALQPSTTVPKTEDPRPQLDPYQILGPTSSRLANPGSGQIQLWQFLLELLSDSSNSNCITWEGTNGEFKMTDPDEVARRWGERKSKPNMNYDKLSRALRYYYDKNIMTKVHGKRYAYKFDFHGIAQALQPHPPESTMYKYPSELPYMSSYHAHPQKMNFVAPHPPTLPVTSSSFFAAPNAYWNSPTGSIYPNTRLPASHMSSHLGTYY from the exons GAAGCGCTTTCAGTGGTGAGTGAAGATCAGTCATTGTTTGAGTGCACCTACGGAACGCCACATCTTACTAAAACGGAGATGACCGCATCTTCCTCTAGTGACTATGGGCAAACCTCGAAAATGAGTCCACGTGTGCCTCAACAAGACTGGCTCTCACAGCCTCCATCTAGGGTCACCATCAAGATGGAATGTAACCCTAGTCAAATCAATGGATCAAG GAGCTCCCCAGATGACTGCAGTATAGGAAAAGGAAGCAAAATGGGCGGAGGGCCAGATAATGTTGGAATGAATTATGGCAGCTACATAGAAGAAAAACACATTCCTCCCCCAAATATGACAACCAATGAGAGGAGAGTGATTGTCCCTGCTG aCCCTACTTTGTGGAGCACAGATCATGTAAGGCAGTGGCTGGAATGGGCAATAAAAGAATACGGCCTTCCAGATGTCGATGTGCTTCTATTTCAAAATATCGACGGGAAGGAATTATGCAAGATGACCAAAGAAGATTTCCATCGACTAACTCCAAGTTACAACGCTGATATCCTCCTCTCACATCTTCACTACCTCAGAGAAA ctCCTCTTCCACATTTGACTTCAGATGATGTTGATAAGGCCTTACAAAACTCGCCACGGTTAATGCATGCTAGAAATACAG GAGGGGCATCTTTTATTTTCCCAAACACATCCGCTTATCAAGACGCAAGCCAAAGAATCTCCAGCAGGCAAG ATTTATCATATGAGCCCTCAAGGAGATCTGCTTGGGCAAATCATCCTGCACCACCATCAAAAG CATTGCAACCATCTACCACAGTTCCCAAAACAGAAGACCCCAGACCACAGCTAG ATCCTTATCAGATTCTTGGGCCAACAAGCAGCCGACTTGCAAATCCAG GAAGTGGACAAATTCAGCTCTGGCAATTCTTACTGGAACTTCTTTCGGATAGTTCCAACTCCAACTGCATTACTTGGGAAGGAACCAATGGAGAATTTAAGATGACCGATCCTGATGAAGTGGCAAGACGTTGGGGGGAGAGGAAAAGCAAACCCAACATGAACTATGACAAGCTCAGCCGTGCACTCCGTTACTACTACGATAAAAATATTATGACTAAAGTTCATGGCAAGCGCTATGCTTACAAATTTGATTTTCATGGGATCGCTCAAGCTCTTCAACCTCATCCTCCAGAATCAACTATGTACAAGTATCCCTCAGAACTTCCGTATATGAGCTCATACCATGCACATCCACAGAAGATGAACTTTGTTGCCCCCCATCCACCAACTTTACCTGTGACATCATCAAGTTTCTTTGCAGCCCCTAATGCATACTGGAATTCACCAACTGGAAGTATTTATCCAAATACTCGGCTGCCAGCTAGCCATATGTCTTCTCATCTTGGAACCTACTATTAA
- the MGC80765 gene encoding MGC80765 protein isoform X3: protein MQHMAFIPTYEEYSKEALSVVSEDQSLFECTYGTPHLTKTEMTASSSSDYGQTSKMSPRVPQQDWLSQPPSRVTIKMECNPSQINGSRSSPDDCSIGKGSKMGGGPDNVGMNYGSYIEEKHIPPPNMTTNERRVIVPADPTLWSTDHVRQWLEWAIKEYGLPDVDVLLFQNIDGKELCKMTKEDFHRLTPSYNADILLSHLHYLRERGASFIFPNTSAYQDASQRISSRQDLSYEPSRRSAWANHPAPPSKALQPSTTVPKTEDPRPQLDPYQILGPTSSRLANPGSGQIQLWQFLLELLSDSSNSNCITWEGTNGEFKMTDPDEVARRWGERKSKPNMNYDKLSRALRYYYDKNIMTKVHGKRYAYKFDFHGIAQALQPHPPESTMYKYPSELPYMSSYHAHPQKMNFVAPHPPTLPVTSSSFFAAPNAYWNSPTGSIYPNTRLPASHMSSHLGTYY from the exons GAAGCGCTTTCAGTGGTGAGTGAAGATCAGTCATTGTTTGAGTGCACCTACGGAACGCCACATCTTACTAAAACGGAGATGACCGCATCTTCCTCTAGTGACTATGGGCAAACCTCGAAAATGAGTCCACGTGTGCCTCAACAAGACTGGCTCTCACAGCCTCCATCTAGGGTCACCATCAAGATGGAATGTAACCCTAGTCAAATCAATGGATCAAG GAGCTCCCCAGATGACTGCAGTATAGGAAAAGGAAGCAAAATGGGCGGAGGGCCAGATAATGTTGGAATGAATTATGGCAGCTACATAGAAGAAAAACACATTCCTCCCCCAAATATGACAACCAATGAGAGGAGAGTGATTGTCCCTGCTG aCCCTACTTTGTGGAGCACAGATCATGTAAGGCAGTGGCTGGAATGGGCAATAAAAGAATACGGCCTTCCAGATGTCGATGTGCTTCTATTTCAAAATATCGACGGGAAGGAATTATGCAAGATGACCAAAGAAGATTTCCATCGACTAACTCCAAGTTACAACGCTGATATCCTCCTCTCACATCTTCACTACCTCAGAGAAA GAGGGGCATCTTTTATTTTCCCAAACACATCCGCTTATCAAGACGCAAGCCAAAGAATCTCCAGCAGGCAAG ATTTATCATATGAGCCCTCAAGGAGATCTGCTTGGGCAAATCATCCTGCACCACCATCAAAAG CATTGCAACCATCTACCACAGTTCCCAAAACAGAAGACCCCAGACCACAGCTAG ATCCTTATCAGATTCTTGGGCCAACAAGCAGCCGACTTGCAAATCCAG GAAGTGGACAAATTCAGCTCTGGCAATTCTTACTGGAACTTCTTTCGGATAGTTCCAACTCCAACTGCATTACTTGGGAAGGAACCAATGGAGAATTTAAGATGACCGATCCTGATGAAGTGGCAAGACGTTGGGGGGAGAGGAAAAGCAAACCCAACATGAACTATGACAAGCTCAGCCGTGCACTCCGTTACTACTACGATAAAAATATTATGACTAAAGTTCATGGCAAGCGCTATGCTTACAAATTTGATTTTCATGGGATCGCTCAAGCTCTTCAACCTCATCCTCCAGAATCAACTATGTACAAGTATCCCTCAGAACTTCCGTATATGAGCTCATACCATGCACATCCACAGAAGATGAACTTTGTTGCCCCCCATCCACCAACTTTACCTGTGACATCATCAAGTTTCTTTGCAGCCCCTAATGCATACTGGAATTCACCAACTGGAAGTATTTATCCAAATACTCGGCTGCCAGCTAGCCATATGTCTTCTCATCTTGGAACCTACTATTAA
- the MGC80765 gene encoding MGC80765 protein (The RefSeq protein has 1 substitution compared to this genomic sequence), giving the protein MQHMAFIPTYEEYSKEALSVVSEDQSLFECTYGTPHLTKTEMTASSSSDYGQTSKMSPRVPQQDWLSQPPSRVTIKMECNPSQINGSRSSPDDCSIGKGSKMGGGPDNVGMNYGSYIEEKHIPPPNMTTNERRVIVPADPTLWSTDHVRQWLEWAIKEYGLPDVDVLLFQNIDGKELCKMTKEDFHRLTPSYNADILLSHLHYLRETPLPHLTSDDVDKALQNSPRLMHARNTGGASFIFPNTSAYQDASQRISSRQDLSYEPSRRSAWTNHPAPPSKALQPSTTVPKTEDPRPQLDPYQILGPTSSRLANPGSGQIQLWQFLLELLSDSSNSNCITWEGTNGEFKMTDPDEVARRWGERKSKPNMNYDKLSRALRYYYDKNIMTKVHGKRYAYKFDFHGIAQALQPHPPESTMYKYPSELPYMSSYHAHPQKMNFVAPHPPTLPVTSSSFFAAPNAYWNSPTGSIYPNTRLPASHMSSHLGTYY; this is encoded by the exons GAAGCGCTTTCAGTGGTGAGTGAAGATCAGTCATTGTTTGAGTGCACCTACGGAACGCCACATCTTACTAAAACGGAGATGACCGCATCTTCCTCTAGTGACTATGGGCAAACCTCGAAAATGAGTCCACGTGTGCCTCAACAAGACTGGCTCTCACAGCCTCCATCTAGGGTCACCATCAAGATGGAATGTAACCCTAGTCAAATCAATGGATCAAG GAGCTCCCCAGATGACTGCAGTATAGGAAAAGGAAGCAAAATGGGCGGAGGGCCAGATAATGTTGGAATGAATTATGGCAGCTACATAGAAGAAAAACACATTCCTCCCCCAAATATGACAACCAATGAGAGGAGAGTGATTGTCCCTGCTG aCCCTACTTTGTGGAGCACAGATCATGTAAGGCAGTGGCTGGAATGGGCAATAAAAGAATACGGCCTTCCAGATGTCGATGTGCTTCTATTTCAAAATATCGACGGGAAGGAATTATGCAAGATGACCAAAGAAGATTTCCATCGACTAACTCCAAGTTACAACGCTGATATCCTCCTCTCACATCTTCACTACCTCAGAGAAA ctCCTCTTCCACATTTGACTTCAGATGATGTTGATAAGGCCTTACAAAACTCGCCACGGTTAATGCATGCTAGAAATACAG GAGGGGCATCTTTTATTTTCCCAAACACATCCGCTTATCAAGACGCAAGCCAAAGAATCTCCAGCAGGCAAG ATTTATCATATGAGCCCTCAAGGAGATCTGCTTGGGCAAATCATCCTGCACCACCATCAAAAG CATTGCAACCATCTACCACAGTTCCCAAAACAGAAGACCCCAGACCACAGCTAG ATCCTTATCAGATTCTTGGGCCAACAAGCAGCCGACTTGCAAATCCAG GAAGTGGACAAATTCAGCTCTGGCAATTCTTACTGGAACTTCTTTCGGATAGTTCCAACTCCAACTGCATTACTTGGGAAGGAACCAATGGAGAATTTAAGATGACCGATCCTGATGAAGTGGCAAGACGTTGGGGGGAGAGGAAAAGCAAACCCAACATGAACTATGACAAGCTCAGCCGTGCACTCCGTTACTACTACGATAAAAATATTATGACTAAAGTTCATGGCAAGCGCTATGCTTACAAATTTGATTTTCATGGGATCGCTCAAGCTCTTCAACCTCATCCTCCAGAATCAACTATGTACAAGTATCCCTCAGAACTTCCGTATATGAGCTCATACCATGCACATCCACAGAAGATGAACTTTGTTGCCCCCCATCCACCAACTTTACCTGTGACATCATCAAGTTTCTTTGCAGCCCCTAATGCATACTGGAATTCACCAACTGGAAGTATTTATCCAAATACTCGGCTGCCAGCTAGCCATATGTCTTCTCATCTTGGAACCTACTATTAA